A part of Sulfurimonas sp. genomic DNA contains:
- a CDS encoding c-type cytochrome → MKNIVVGFLTILVFALMAWTASKGRAYHGGEHAKVTENIGNKAVVVQQQQTSTTPPQEKSDREKEQEQLSALKEKAGNVGQVKVSAEYKARCSACHGVDGSGMQEGRKLMGPKLYGQNADKIYKDLVDFKAGRKENIIMKGLLINISEEELKKYADEIGNFSNGTGAVNK, encoded by the coding sequence ATGAAAAATATAGTTGTAGGATTTTTAACGATTTTAGTATTTGCGTTAATGGCATGGACAGCCTCAAAAGGCAGAGCTTACCATGGCGGAGAGCATGCAAAAGTTACGGAGAACATCGGAAATAAAGCAGTAGTCGTACAGCAACAACAAACATCCACAACTCCACCGCAAGAGAAAAGCGATAGAGAAAAAGAGCAAGAACAGCTAAGCGCACTTAAAGAGAAGGCGGGAAATGTCGGACAAGTCAAAGTTAGCGCCGAGTATAAAGCTAGATGTTCCGCTTGCCACGGTGTAGACGGTTCGGGAATGCAAGAGGGAAGAAAACTGATGGGACCGAAACTTTATGGACAAAATGCAGATAAAATATATAAAGATTTAGTTGATTTCAAAGCCGGAAGAAAAGAGAACATAATTATGAAAGGGCTATTGATCAATATCAGCGAAGAAGAGTTGAAAAAATATGCCGATGAAATCGGAAATTTTTCTAACGGTACCGGAGCTGTTAACAAATAA
- a CDS encoding 4Fe-4S dicluster domain-containing protein has translation MEKVKTDKREFIKYSTLGVLGLVLGGGMVFSPYVLKAENRLRPPGAVDEKKFLALCIKCGQCLQVCPYHSIKLSDFGMGHGVGTPYIDANERGCYACSAVPCVLACPSGALDHHCEKPQDIKMGIAVLEFPNTCIAMTNTPIPKDYNKRMHKFTNSVVNTHELEVELLKKFDSFEGKQCTLCADMCPIPNPLSAIAMVQDSGGGNRPQIYDGCIGCGACQEVCPTTTPSIVVKPRVTYEQYYANKN, from the coding sequence ATGGAAAAAGTTAAAACAGACAAACGAGAGTTTATCAAATACTCTACGCTAGGAGTACTTGGACTTGTTTTAGGCGGAGGAATGGTATTTAGCCCTTATGTACTCAAAGCCGAAAACAGATTAAGACCGCCTGGTGCTGTTGATGAGAAAAAATTTCTGGCACTATGTATAAAATGCGGTCAATGTCTTCAAGTTTGCCCTTACCATTCTATAAAACTTTCAGATTTTGGTATGGGTCACGGCGTCGGCACACCGTACATAGATGCAAATGAAAGAGGCTGTTATGCTTGCAGCGCCGTACCATGCGTACTTGCATGTCCAAGCGGAGCATTGGATCACCACTGCGAAAAACCGCAAGATATTAAAATGGGGATTGCCGTACTTGAATTTCCAAACACATGTATTGCTATGACAAATACGCCTATTCCTAAGGACTATAATAAGAGAATGCATAAATTTACTAATTCCGTAGTAAATACTCATGAGCTTGAAGTTGAACTTTTAAAGAAATTTGACTCTTTTGAGGGCAAGCAGTGTACCTTATGTGCCGATATGTGTCCAATTCCAAATCCCTTAAGCGCTATTGCTATGGTACAAGACAGCGGAGGCGGGAATAGACCTCAAATTTATGACGGCTGTATCGGTTGCGGAGCGTGCCAAGAAGTGTGCCCGACAACTACGCCATCAATAGTTGTTAAACCAAGAGTTACTTATGAACAGTATTATGCAAATAAAAATTAA
- the prmC gene encoding peptide chain release factor N(5)-glutamine methyltransferase → MPSGYIVKDILKDITQRLNPFIERASREAQLLLMYHLGVDELWLLTNQNSHVKDADKLFKWVDRRAKNEPLEYITNRVSFYSEEFYIAKGALIPRPETELLIDEVIKNVSDKNANITFAEVGVGSGIISIMLAKQFLNATIIAVDISEAAIEIAKKNIEKFGLKSRIELRHGSLLEPIDERIDYLVSNPPYIANSAELESNLSYEPQNALFGGEVGDEIVRELLDEVLSREINFFTCEIGYDQKDKIQSYLKNKSMSKLEFYKDYGDFDRGFTLRL, encoded by the coding sequence ATGCCAAGCGGATATATAGTTAAAGATATTTTAAAAGATATTACCCAGAGATTAAACCCTTTTATTGAAAGAGCTTCAAGAGAGGCTCAACTCCTTTTGATGTACCATTTAGGCGTAGATGAACTATGGCTTTTGACAAATCAAAATTCACATGTAAAAGATGCAGATAAACTTTTTAAATGGGTTGATAGACGAGCCAAAAACGAACCTTTGGAGTATATAACCAATCGTGTAAGTTTTTATAGTGAAGAGTTTTACATTGCAAAGGGTGCGCTTATTCCTCGTCCCGAAACTGAGCTTTTAATAGATGAAGTTATAAAAAATGTATCTGATAAAAATGCGAATATAACTTTTGCAGAAGTCGGAGTAGGGAGCGGAATTATTTCTATTATGCTTGCAAAACAGTTCTTAAATGCAACGATTATCGCAGTCGATATTTCGGAGGCTGCAATAGAGATTGCAAAGAAAAATATAGAAAAATTCGGACTCAAGAGCAGAATAGAATTAAGACACGGTTCTCTTTTAGAACCGATAGACGAACGAATAGATTATTTGGTTTCAAATCCGCCTTATATAGCAAACAGCGCAGAATTGGAATCAAATCTATCGTATGAACCGCAAAATGCACTGTTTGGCGGAGAAGTAGGAGATGAGATAGTAAGAGAACTTCTTGATGAAGTCTTAAGTAGAGAGATTAACTTCTTTACATGTGAGATAGGTTATGACCAAAAAGATAAAATACAGAGTTATTTAAAGAATAAGTCTATGTCAAAATTGGAATTTTATAAAGATTATGGTGATTTTGATAGGGGTTTTACATTAAGGTTGTAG
- a CDS encoding nitrous oxide reductase accessory protein NosL: MYKKLFTSLVIASSLSLISTLVANESYKMDYDKESTCIVRKIKVYQEPKWVAKVELTNGKKLFFSSPKSMIEFYQTPGKWFDIGVKSENDFKEILVTDFDTLKPINAKGAFFVYGSNVTSPAGDDLVAFATYEAAKNFASKHNGKRVMAFNQISDALIRLLNGKI, translated from the coding sequence ATGTACAAAAAATTATTTACATCGCTGGTGATTGCTTCATCTCTCTCGCTAATTTCGACTTTAGTTGCAAACGAATCATACAAAATGGATTATGACAAAGAGTCAACTTGTATAGTCAGAAAAATCAAAGTTTATCAAGAACCTAAATGGGTTGCTAAAGTAGAGCTTACAAACGGCAAAAAACTTTTCTTTTCATCTCCCAAATCAATGATAGAGTTCTATCAAACTCCGGGAAAATGGTTTGATATCGGAGTAAAAAGCGAGAACGATTTCAAAGAGATACTAGTTACCGATTTTGACACGCTAAAACCGATAAACGCCAAAGGTGCTTTTTTTGTTTACGGAAGCAATGTAACTTCACCTGCAGGTGACGATTTGGTAGCGTTTGCAACATATGAAGCAGCTAAAAACTTTGCTTCTAAACATAACGGAAAAAGGGTAATGGCTTTCAATCAAATATCAGACGCTCTTATAAGACTGCTTAACGGAAAAATTTAA
- a CDS encoding nitrous oxide reductase accessory protein NosL, giving the protein MKFILMLAVALFLTVLSLYAESFTKSATIKPELVQIGSQKEWCPVCGMNIEAFYKTSHTSKIHNHKDRQYCSMRCLAVDMQEHEINIDSIKVVDVATQKLINAKSAYYIVGSDVQGTMSKVSKLAFGDKEAAEDFNMEHGGKIVDFKTALKMAQDSLASDVEMVQNKKNKQVYPMGKKVFEKNCKNNIDINAYLEINELKAGIREKQFCGDLNEPELQALSLYLWEVKRFGYTQNSTDFIKVSKDEKCPVCGMFVYKYPKWAAQIFYKDKHLSFDGAKDMMKYYFEHKDGISKMLVSDYYSQKAIDAAKAYFVIGSDIYGPMGHELIPFKNESEAKTFSLDHKGVKVLKFEEVKQKEVQKLDE; this is encoded by the coding sequence ATGAAATTTATTTTAATGTTAGCAGTGGCTCTATTTTTGACTGTGTTAAGTTTATATGCAGAGAGTTTTACAAAATCTGCAACAATTAAGCCTGAGTTGGTTCAAATAGGGTCGCAAAAAGAGTGGTGTCCCGTATGTGGTATGAACATCGAGGCATTTTATAAAACTTCTCATACTTCAAAAATTCACAATCATAAAGATAGACAATATTGTTCGATGAGATGTTTAGCCGTCGATATGCAAGAGCATGAAATAAATATTGATAGTATAAAAGTCGTGGATGTTGCAACGCAAAAACTGATCAATGCAAAGAGTGCTTATTATATAGTCGGTTCTGATGTGCAAGGCACAATGTCAAAGGTCAGCAAGCTGGCTTTTGGAGATAAAGAAGCGGCAGAAGATTTCAATATGGAGCATGGCGGAAAAATCGTTGATTTTAAAACTGCTCTAAAAATGGCGCAAGATTCACTTGCCTCTGATGTTGAAATGGTGCAAAATAAGAAGAACAAGCAAGTTTATCCGATGGGCAAAAAAGTGTTTGAAAAAAATTGTAAAAATAACATAGATATAAACGCTTATTTAGAGATAAACGAGCTAAAGGCGGGTATAAGGGAAAAACAGTTTTGCGGTGATTTAAATGAGCCGGAACTTCAAGCACTCTCTTTATATCTTTGGGAAGTAAAAAGATTCGGTTATACGCAAAACAGCACTGATTTTATAAAAGTAAGCAAAGATGAGAAGTGTCCGGTTTGCGGAATGTTTGTCTATAAATATCCAAAATGGGCAGCGCAAATATTTTACAAAGATAAACACTTATCTTTTGACGGTGCAAAAGATATGATGAAGTACTATTTTGAACATAAAGATGGTATAAGCAAGATGTTGGTTTCGGATTACTACTCTCAAAAAGCAATAGATGCTGCAAAAGCTTACTTTGTAATCGGCAGCGATATTTATGGACCTATGGGGCATGAGCTTATACCTTTTAAAAACGAGAGTGAAGCAAAAACTTTCAGTTTGGATCACAAAGGCGTAAAGGTTTTAAAGTTTGAAGAGGTCAAACAAAAAGAAGTTCAAAAATTAGATGAATAA
- a CDS encoding ABC transporter ATP-binding protein: MITISNLTKKFGSHISLDDVSCEFNKNDSIALMGANGAGKTTLIRSILGYYHPDFGKVLIDGFCPVKDRVKVLQNISFVPQLPPPIKLNIQELMQYVCMSTDIDKELIEHYSNEMKLDIKSNLYKSFFKLSGGMKQKLLIAISLAKKSSIIIYDEPTANLDPKARDDFYRLLKQNEDEKVLLFVTHRLEEVQELVNRQIYMDLGKIVSDEKF, encoded by the coding sequence ATGATAACTATCTCAAATCTTACAAAAAAATTCGGTTCGCATATATCTCTTGATGATGTCAGCTGCGAATTTAACAAAAATGACTCCATAGCATTAATGGGCGCAAACGGTGCAGGAAAAACAACCCTCATCCGTTCAATCCTCGGATACTACCATCCTGATTTTGGGAAAGTTTTGATAGACGGTTTTTGCCCTGTTAAAGATAGAGTCAAAGTGCTGCAAAACATCAGTTTCGTACCGCAACTCCCTCCCCCGATTAAATTAAATATCCAAGAACTTATGCAGTATGTTTGTATGAGTACGGATATAGACAAAGAACTCATTGAACACTACTCAAATGAGATGAAACTTGACATCAAGTCCAATCTCTATAAATCTTTTTTCAAACTAAGCGGCGGAATGAAGCAAAAACTGCTTATTGCAATAAGTTTGGCTAAAAAAAGCAGTATCATTATATACGACGAACCGACTGCAAATCTTGACCCAAAAGCAAGGGATGATTTTTATAGACTCTTAAAACAAAATGAGGATGAAAAAGTTCTTCTCTTTGTTACGCACAGACTTGAAGAGGTTCAAGAACTTGTAAACAGACAAATATATATGGACTTGGGAAAAATAGTTTCAGATGAGAAATTTTAG
- a CDS encoding nitrous oxide reductase family maturation protein NosD, whose protein sequence is MFRIFLFTIVFLTAELSAGVLQEAIDNAPSGSILKLPAGVYKGKITIDKPLTIIGRENGVIIDGEGDGTVITVKSSFVTLKNLKIINSGARHEKIDAAITISEAKQCEVSDCVIEDCLFGIDMQMVSNSVISNNKITSKNFELGLKGDGLRLWYSNNNIVKKNSLIRSRDMVVWYSHGNTIEENVGEYCRYSLHFMYAGKNNVINNRYQYNSVGIFFMYSKDTVASGNIIKSSLGATGMGIGLKEVTNFTIKDNTILYCAQGLYIDRSPFEPETNNWIENNKILYNAEALHFHSLSEDNIIKNNKIMGNIEDVVNDGKSSKTYNNDIRENYWDNYEGFDRNGDNIGDTPHKVYRYADQLWLYNPNVKFFYGSPVISLLNFLAKLAPFTKPLFLLEDKKPIVKTEG, encoded by the coding sequence ATGTTTAGAATTTTCCTCTTCACTATAGTTTTTCTTACCGCCGAGTTAAGTGCCGGTGTGCTACAAGAGGCGATTGACAATGCTCCTAGCGGATCAATTTTAAAATTGCCTGCGGGAGTCTATAAAGGTAAAATAACTATAGACAAGCCTTTGACGATTATAGGCAGAGAAAACGGCGTTATTATTGACGGAGAGGGAGACGGAACCGTAATAACGGTTAAAAGTTCTTTTGTAACGCTGAAAAATTTAAAAATTATAAACAGCGGTGCAAGGCATGAAAAAATTGATGCTGCCATCACTATATCTGAAGCGAAGCAGTGCGAAGTTAGTGATTGTGTAATAGAAGATTGTCTATTTGGCATTGATATGCAAATGGTAAGCAACTCCGTAATATCAAACAATAAAATTACATCGAAAAATTTTGAGCTTGGACTCAAAGGAGACGGTTTAAGACTTTGGTATAGCAACAACAATATTGTCAAAAAAAACTCGCTTATTCGCTCGCGTGATATGGTTGTTTGGTATAGCCACGGAAATACCATAGAAGAGAATGTCGGCGAGTATTGCAGATATTCTCTTCACTTTATGTATGCCGGTAAAAACAATGTAATAAATAATAGATATCAATACAACTCCGTAGGGATATTTTTTATGTACTCAAAAGATACCGTTGCATCAGGCAATATAATAAAAAGTTCTTTGGGTGCCACCGGAATGGGCATAGGGCTAAAAGAGGTTACGAACTTTACCATAAAAGACAATACTATTCTTTACTGCGCACAGGGTCTTTATATCGACAGATCTCCGTTTGAACCGGAGACTAACAACTGGATTGAAAACAATAAAATATTATACAATGCCGAAGCACTTCATTTCCATTCACTAAGTGAAGATAATATTATAAAGAACAATAAGATAATGGGAAATATCGAAGATGTCGTAAATGACGGTAAATCAAGCAAGACTTATAACAATGATATAAGAGAAAATTATTGGGATAATTACGAAGGTTTCGATAGAAACGGCGACAACATAGGTGACACGCCGCACAAAGTTTATCGATATGCGGATCAGCTTTGGCTTTATAATCCAAATGTAAAATTTTTTTACGGATCGCCTGTTATCTCTTTGCTAAATTTTTTGGCGAAACTGGCTCCTTTTACAAAGCCGCTTTTTTTACTTGAAGATAAAAAACCAATAGTTAAGACTGAAGGATAA
- a CDS encoding FtsX-like permease family protein yields the protein MRNKINLYIVEYAINSLLRQKYKTFFVSFILSVLVFLLSSLFFITNSIKYELQSTVNSLPEITVQKIKAGRHYDMDVSVVDEILEITGVESAVARVWGYYYFENAGVNFSIVGLDEYEEQYKNSFVEAVKKLDFSKSSMVVGEGVKKIMDKNYYREYFNFIKPNGELKRVDIGGLFKGQTELESNDVIVMSKESVREIFDMDESKATDIVVKVANFNEVAKVASKIKLLYPDSRVITKDDLKISYQNIFDYKSGIFLALFVVSLFTFFIIVYDKASGLSSEQKREIGILKAIGWRVDDVLREKFYEGFIVSFFSYMTGVILALAFVYIFKAPLLQNIFTGYSGLKTSFNLPFVLDVQTLALIFFLSVPIYIAAIIIPSWRSATLEADEVIR from the coding sequence ATGAGAAATAAAATCAATCTTTACATAGTAGAGTATGCCATAAACTCGCTGCTTCGTCAAAAGTACAAAACATTTTTCGTATCATTCATTTTAAGCGTTCTTGTCTTTTTGCTAAGTTCGCTCTTTTTTATAACAAACTCCATAAAATATGAACTTCAATCCACCGTAAATTCTCTTCCTGAGATAACCGTTCAAAAGATTAAAGCTGGGCGGCATTACGATATGGATGTAAGCGTTGTTGATGAGATTTTAGAGATTACAGGTGTAGAGAGTGCCGTTGCTAGGGTTTGGGGATACTACTACTTTGAAAATGCGGGAGTAAATTTTAGCATTGTCGGTTTGGATGAGTATGAAGAGCAGTATAAAAACTCTTTTGTCGAAGCCGTAAAAAAACTCGATTTTAGTAAATCTTCCATGGTAGTGGGAGAGGGCGTTAAAAAAATTATGGATAAGAACTACTATAGAGAGTATTTTAACTTCATAAAACCAAACGGAGAGCTAAAGAGGGTAGATATCGGCGGTTTGTTTAAGGGTCAAACGGAGTTGGAGTCAAACGATGTGATAGTTATGAGCAAAGAGAGTGTAAGAGAGATTTTTGATATGGATGAGTCAAAAGCTACGGATATAGTAGTCAAGGTGGCAAATTTCAATGAAGTTGCAAAAGTGGCTTCAAAGATTAAACTTCTCTATCCCGACAGCAGAGTGATAACAAAAGACGATTTAAAGATAAGTTATCAAAATATTTTTGATTATAAAAGCGGAATTTTTTTGGCTCTTTTCGTCGTTTCGCTTTTTACATTTTTTATAATTGTTTATGATAAGGCAAGCGGGCTTAGCAGTGAACAAAAAAGAGAGATAGGTATACTAAAGGCAATCGGCTGGCGGGTAGACGATGTGCTTAGAGAGAAGTTTTATGAAGGCTTTATAGTCTCATTTTTCTCATATATGACGGGGGTTATTTTGGCGTTAGCTTTTGTATATATATTTAAAGCCCCGCTTTTGCAAAATATTTTTACGGGTTACTCTGGGCTAAAAACATCGTTTAATCTCCCTTTTGTGCTTGATGTGCAGACTTTGGCTCTGATATTTTTTCTAAGCGTGCCGATTTATATAGCGGCGATAATTATTCCTTCATGGAGAAGTGCTACGCTTGAAGCGGATGAGGTTATAAGATAG
- a CDS encoding ABC transporter ATP-binding protein: MIELKEIVKQYEANGIDTVTALKEINLHISKGELVVLRGASGSGKSTILSLIAALSKPTSGEVVVGGDRISKLPDNFASDFRRHSIGFVFQKYNLIPTLSVKENIILPLVPMNMEAKEIEDKLLRVLKMFHIEHKENQLVKNLSGGEQQRVAIARANINNPQIILADEPTANLDEKLSLAFIEILKELKKDGKTIVIATHDPLFFGLDIVDREIEIYQGSIV, from the coding sequence GTGATAGAGTTAAAAGAGATAGTTAAGCAGTATGAAGCAAACGGTATAGATACCGTAACGGCGTTAAAAGAGATAAATCTTCATATAAGCAAGGGTGAGCTGGTAGTGTTAAGAGGTGCAAGCGGAAGCGGAAAGAGTACGATTCTCTCACTCATTGCCGCTCTTAGCAAACCTACAAGCGGAGAGGTGGTAGTCGGCGGAGATAGAATATCCAAGCTTCCCGATAACTTTGCATCCGATTTTAGACGCCACAGTATAGGTTTTGTTTTCCAAAAATATAATCTTATACCGACCCTTAGTGTAAAAGAGAATATAATTTTACCGCTTGTCCCTATGAACATGGAAGCTAAGGAAATTGAGGATAAGCTGCTCAGAGTTTTAAAAATGTTTCATATTGAGCATAAAGAGAATCAGCTTGTTAAAAATCTCTCAGGCGGAGAGCAGCAAAGGGTAGCAATAGCAAGAGCAAATATAAATAATCCACAAATTATTTTGGCAGATGAACCTACCGCCAATTTGGATGAGAAGCTCTCTTTGGCTTTTATAGAGATTTTAAAAGAGCTAAAAAAAGATGGCAAGACTATTGTAATAGCTACGCATGACCCGCTCTTTTTTGGACTGGATATTGTAGATAGAGAGATAGAAATCTATCAGGGAAGTATCGTTTAA
- a CDS encoding Crp/Fnr family transcriptional regulator: MKAHIKNIVLFNNIDEETIKKIEAFTTEYKIPKDNIVFYEGDDPKFLYLLVKGVIKLYKTSSSHKEIVLKYFHDNELIGEVANFEGIPYPATAKAYSDVEILKIDFDKLKDIIFSNPNMAFNIQTSLIKKIKNLENIISTNLVLDSRERVAKYIYNHVDDFFETKNIEIAEVLGVSPETLSRILKFFKDNNTINVKTRYINKEALIEYF; the protein is encoded by the coding sequence ATGAAAGCACATATAAAAAATATAGTTCTTTTTAATAACATAGATGAAGAGACGATAAAAAAAATAGAAGCTTTTACGACTGAGTACAAAATTCCTAAAGACAATATTGTTTTTTATGAGGGTGATGACCCGAAATTTTTATATCTTTTAGTAAAAGGTGTTATCAAACTCTACAAAACATCCTCAAGCCATAAAGAGATAGTCCTTAAATATTTTCATGACAATGAACTTATCGGTGAAGTTGCAAACTTTGAAGGTATCCCTTATCCTGCAACGGCAAAAGCTTACAGCGATGTCGAGATTTTAAAAATTGATTTTGATAAATTAAAAGATATTATATTTTCAAATCCGAATATGGCATTTAATATTCAAACATCTTTGATAAAAAAGATTAAAAATCTTGAAAACATCATATCAACAAACTTGGTGTTGGATTCAAGAGAGAGAGTAGCAAAATATATCTATAACCATGTCGATGATTTTTTTGAGACAAAAAATATAGAGATAGCAGAAGTGCTTGGTGTCTCACCGGAGACGCTCTCAAGAATATTAAAATTTTTCAAAGATAACAACACTATAAATGTTAAAACCAGATATATAAACAAAGAAGCGCTAATCGAGTATTTTTAG
- a CDS encoding ABC transporter permease subunit produces MKNLYLIAYLDLKESIRAKWFLVYSLVFGGLIALFFIAGVTESQVMGFSGLSRLLLMYIQITIVILPIFILITTVRSISGDRDNHILEYMLSFPISLRQYYWGKIIGRFITVYLPVLFAMIIAIIFGFIKGAAIPWSIFFLYTGLLFSLSSAFLGIAFFISSFVKSSEVALGISFFVWIFLLAFIDIALISLMMQQRLNEELIIFISMINPMELFRVAAISLFDPELTVMGPVAFYILDLMSQSVFVLLSIGYPLLIGLAFAYAGFKIFEKKDLV; encoded by the coding sequence TTGAAAAATTTATATTTAATTGCATACTTGGATTTGAAAGAGTCCATAAGAGCCAAATGGTTTTTGGTCTACTCTCTTGTATTTGGAGGGTTGATTGCCCTCTTTTTTATTGCGGGAGTGACTGAATCTCAAGTTATGGGATTCAGCGGACTCAGCAGACTTCTGCTTATGTATATCCAAATAACCATAGTTATACTTCCTATATTTATACTTATAACCACGGTTCGCTCAATCTCGGGTGACAGAGACAATCATATACTTGAGTATATGCTCTCTTTTCCAATTTCGCTTAGACAATACTATTGGGGTAAAATCATAGGAAGATTTATCACGGTATATCTGCCGGTTCTTTTTGCTATGATTATCGCTATAATCTTCGGTTTCATAAAAGGTGCGGCAATTCCGTGGAGTATCTTCTTTTTATATACGGGACTGCTTTTTTCACTCTCAAGCGCTTTTTTGGGGATTGCATTTTTTATATCTTCGTTTGTAAAATCATCCGAAGTCGCACTCGGAATCTCGTTTTTCGTATGGATATTTCTGCTTGCTTTTATTGATATAGCTCTTATCTCGCTAATGATGCAGCAAAGATTAAATGAAGAGTTAATTATATTTATATCTATGATTAATCCTATGGAACTCTTTAGAGTAGCCGCTATCTCTCTTTTTGATCCCGAACTGACGGTTATGGGTCCCGTTGCATTTTATATACTTGATTTGATGAGCCAAAGCGTATTTGTTCTTTTATCGATAGGCTATCCGCTTTTAATCGGATTGGCTTTTGCTTACGCCGGTTTTAAAATATTTGAAAAAAAAGATTTAGTTTAA
- a CDS encoding NapH/MauN family ferredoxin-type protein — translation MDKYNNRETVKHSSFWSTFFDTSRDGKKFFSYRMKRWILVLSIHLLFFLSFSIDIQTLEGTLNGSRFLGFHLIDIFTTMELFLATHELPVNMVIGTVTILIFYLLIGGRSYCAWVCPYGILSEIGEKWHNTLVNKKIIKERKFDHRVRHIFWAIFLILSLFSGFLVFETFNVVGILSRMIAYGWSLALIWVVVVFAIEVFYSRRAWCTYICPIGTTYGYIGKISALRVEWNDNCDHCMVCHDVCFENQVLEITKAKYDKQREEKGITREYITGADCTLCGRCIDVCHADALKFDFRLKSLV, via the coding sequence ATGGATAAGTATAACAATAGAGAAACAGTAAAACATTCTTCGTTTTGGTCGACATTTTTTGACACTTCAAGAGATGGAAAGAAATTTTTTAGCTATAGAATGAAGAGATGGATACTTGTTTTATCTATACATCTGCTATTTTTTCTATCTTTTTCGATTGATATTCAAACGCTGGAAGGAACGCTAAACGGTTCAAGATTTTTAGGTTTTCACCTTATAGATATATTTACTACTATGGAGCTTTTTCTGGCGACTCACGAACTGCCCGTAAATATGGTAATCGGAACCGTAACTATCCTGATTTTTTATCTTTTAATAGGCGGAAGAAGCTACTGCGCTTGGGTTTGCCCTTATGGGATTCTTAGCGAAATCGGCGAAAAATGGCATAATACTCTGGTAAATAAAAAAATTATCAAAGAGAGAAAATTTGATCACAGAGTCAGACATATCTTTTGGGCTATCTTTTTAATTCTATCGCTTTTTAGCGGTTTTTTGGTTTTTGAAACTTTTAATGTAGTCGGTATTCTAAGCAGAATGATTGCTTACGGTTGGAGCTTGGCTTTGATTTGGGTAGTAGTCGTTTTTGCTATTGAAGTTTTTTACTCTCGCAGAGCTTGGTGTACATACATCTGCCCGATTGGAACTACATACGGCTACATAGGAAAAATTTCAGCTCTAAGAGTTGAGTGGAATGACAATTGTGACCACTGTATGGTTTGCCATGATGTCTGTTTTGAAAATCAAGTTTTAGAGATTACTAAAGCAAAATATGACAAACAAAGAGAAGAAAAAGGTATAACAAGAGAGTATATAACCGGTGCCGACTGTACACTTTGCGGAAGATGTATTGATGTTTGTCATGCAGATGCGCTAAAATTTGATTTTAGACTAAAAAGTTTGGTATAA
- a CDS encoding DUF4149 domain-containing protein encodes MKRNIYIDFSYLALLASTFGAVIVLGAVVAPTIFNTNEILYSVLIDNFNAGIIMGEIFHRFSYWVYLVVIFVAAYEFIMYKKGQRDAIIFGSSVTVVFSALMFSAIYSPKILAMQRLGVEATQSDTFRNIHMASEFDFKILAIALLILFIRRLMLLKIQ; translated from the coding sequence GTGAAAAGAAATATTTACATTGATTTTAGCTATCTTGCTCTGTTGGCTTCAACTTTTGGAGCGGTTATAGTGCTTGGTGCAGTTGTTGCTCCTACTATCTTTAATACTAATGAAATTTTATATTCAGTGTTGATTGATAATTTTAATGCCGGGATAATAATGGGTGAAATTTTTCATCGTTTTAGTTATTGGGTATATTTAGTAGTTATTTTTGTCGCTGCGTATGAATTTATAATGTATAAAAAAGGGCAAAGAGATGCCATAATATTTGGCAGTTCGGTTACGGTTGTTTTTTCCGCTCTTATGTTTAGTGCTATCTATTCGCCAAAGATTTTAGCTATGCAGAGACTCGGTGTTGAAGCAACCCAAAGCGATACATTTAGAAATATTCATATGGCAAGCGAGTTTGATTTTAAAATTTTAGCGATAGCTCTGCTTATATTATTTATAAGAAGATTAATGCTTCTTAAGATACAATAA